One Triticum dicoccoides isolate Atlit2015 ecotype Zavitan chromosome 4B, WEW_v2.0, whole genome shotgun sequence genomic window carries:
- the LOC119292355 gene encoding folylpolyglutamate synthase-like, whose protein sequence is MPHPPLAAARRLLLSSPLASSSRARRFLPRAMETSTTAAGGAAERGEYEEVLGRLSSLITQKVRADTGNRGNQWDLMARYLQILELEEPIARMKVIHVAGTKGKGSTCTFAESILRSCGFRTGLFTSPHLMDVRERFRLDGVDISEEKFLKYFWCCWNKLKEKTDDDIPMPAYFRFMALLAFKIFSAEQVDVALLEVGLGGKFDATNVVKSSVVCGISSLGYDHMEILGNTLGEIAGEKAGIFKKGVPAYTAPQPEEAMVALKRRASELGISLQVVDPLKPHQLKDQHLGLQGEHQYENAGLAVALAGTWLEKQGHVDRMPLNHTDPLPDQFIRGLSSASLQGRAQIVPDSQVNSEEKDRDSSLVFYLDGAHSPESMEICARWFSHATKEQSQTCSKSRKILLFNCMSVRDPMRLLPHLVDTATQNGVHFDLALFVPNQSQHNKLGSKASAPAGPEQIDLSWQLSLQAVWEKLLHDDNKGSNSTDSGETSLVFESLPLAIEWLRKNAVENPSTSYQVLVTGSLHLIGDVLRLLKK, encoded by the exons ATGCCTCACCCCCctctcgccgccgcccgccgcctcctcctctcctcgccgctcgcctcctcctcccgcGCCCGCCGCTTCCTCCCTCGCGCCATGGAGACCTCCACCACCGCCGCAGGTGGCGCGGCGGAGCGGGGGGAGTACGAGGAGGTGCTGGGCCGCCTCTCCTCGCTCATCACGCAGAAGGTGCGCGCCGACACCGGCAACCGCGGCAACCAGTGGGACCTCATGGCCCGATACCTCCAG ATTCTGGAGCTGGAGGAGCCCATCGCGCGGATGAAGGTCATCCACGTCGCCGGCACCAAAGGGAAG GGTTCTACATGCACATTCGCCGAGTCAATCCTGCGATCTTGTGGCTTCCGTACTGGCCTCTTCACCTCTCCGCATCTGATGGATGTCCGGGAGCGGTTCCGGCTAGATGG GGTGGATATTTCTGAAGAGAAGTTTTTGAAGTACTTCTGGTGCTGTTGGAATAAACTGAAG GAGAAGACTGATGATGATATTCCCATGCCAGCCTATTTCAGGTTCATGGCCTTGCTCGCATTCAAGATTTTTTCTGCTGAGCAG GTAGATGTAGCTCTTCTCGAGGTTGGTCTTGGAGGGAAGTTCGATGCAACTAATGTG GTTAAATCTTCTGTAGTCTGTGGAATATCCTCTCTTGGATATGATCATATGGAAATTCTTG GAAATACGCTTGGTGAAATTGCTGGGGAGAAGGCTGGAATTTTCAAG AAAGGAGTTCCAGCTTATACTGCTCCACAGCCAGAAGAGGCAATGGTTGCTCTCAAACGAAGAGCTTCAGAATTGGGC ATTTCACTCCAAGTTGTTGATCCTTTGAAGCCACATCAGTTGAAAGATCAACATCTTGGACTGCAAGGTGAACACCAATATGAAAATGCTGGCCTTGCAGTCGCACTCGCTGGTACATGGCTTGAGAAGCAGGGACACGTGGACAGAATGCCGCTCAACCACACT GATCCCTTACCAGATCAGTTCATTAGAGGGCTGTCAAGTGCTTCTTTGCAAGGCCGAGCGCAAATTGTTCCAGATTCACAAGTAAATTCAGAAGAGAAGGATCGGGATAGTTCTTTGGTATTCTATTTGGATGGGGCACACAGCCCTGAAAGTATGGAAATATGTGCGAGGTGGTTTTCCCATGCTACCAAGGAGCAGTCTCAGACTTGCAGCAAATCTCGGAAG ATTCTTCTATTCAACTGCATGTCTGTGAGAGATCCTATGAGATTGCTTCCACATCTCGTTGATACTGCAACTCAAAATG GGGTTCACTTTGATCTGGCCTTATTTGTGCCAAATCAGTCACAACACAACAAGCTTGGTTCTAAGGCATCAGCACCTGCTGGGCCTGAGCAAATTGATTTGTCATGGCAGCTATCTCTCCAAGCAGTGTGGGAGAAATTACTTCATGATGATAATAAAG GTTCAAACAGCACGGATTCTGGCGAGACTAGCCTAGTGTTTGAATCACTGCCACTAGCAATTGAGTGGTTAAGGAAAAATGCCGTAGAGAATCCATCCACTTCTTATCAG GTCCTGGTTACTGGCTCCCTGCATCTCATCGGCGACGTACTGAGGTTGCTcaagaagtga
- the LOC119294349 gene encoding cytosolic sulfotransferase 7-like, with translation MRYICHAIDPRSQDLSAMDSAHDDGFASEMAELPLETRCPPFALRQYSGFWLPEAVLARGLPAAHDRFAPRPNDVLLASFPKSGTTWLKALAFATVHRDTHPPSADDHPLRRLSPHGCVPFLEISLAFADDVGAVAAELGALPSPRVLATHLPFSLLPGRLAAAGRVVYICRDPKDALVSSCFFTRKVSKHLGVDAESFSLREAVELFSAGRCLVGPQWRHVVEYWEASLSRRNVLFLRYEEMLRDPVGNLRTMAEFMGCAFSPGEEERGVPQAIVELCSLEKLKNVEASRGGGRTVDGIKADAYFRKGVAGDWSSHMTPEMGKMVDEAVEDGLRGSGFSFADSTPANPEK, from the coding sequence ATGAGAtatatctgtcatgccatcgaccCGCGCTCTCAAGATCTCAGTGCCATGGATTCTGCTCATGACGACGGCTTTGCGTCGGAGATGGCGGAGCTGCCGCTGGAGACGCGGTGCCCGCCGTTCGCGCTGCGCCAGTACTCCGGCTTCTGGCTGCCGGAGGCGGTGCTGGCGCGCGGTCTCCCGGCGGCGCATGACCGGTTCGCGCCGAGGCCGAACGACGTGCTCCTCGCCAGCTTCCCCAAGTCCGGCACCACGTGGCTCAAGGCGCTCGCCTTCGCCACCGTGCACCGGGACACGCACCCACCGTCCGCTGACGACCACCCGCTCCGCCGCCTCAGCCCGCACGGTTGCGTTCCGTTCCTCGAGATCAGCCTCGCGTTCGCCGACGACGTGGGCGCCGTGGCGGCCGAGCTGGGGGCGCTCCCTTCCCCGCGCGTGCTCGCCACGCACCtgcccttctccctcctccctggacgcctcgccgccgccggccgggTCGTGTACATCTGCCGGGACCCCAAGGACGCGCTCGTCTCCTCGTGCTTCTTCACCAGGAAGGTGTCGAAGCACCTGGGCGTCGACGCGGAGTCCTTCTCGCTCCGGGAGGCCGTGGAGCTCTTCAGCGCGGGGCGCTGCCTCGTCGGCCCGCAGTGGCGGCACGTCGTTGAGTACTGGGAGGCCAGCCTCAGCCGTCGGAACGTGTTGTTCCTCAGGTATGAGGAGATGCTCCGCGACCCCGTGGGGAACCTCAGGACGATGGCAGAGTTCATGGGGTGCGCCTTCTCGCCGGGGGAGGAGGAGCGAGGCGTGCCGCAGGCCATCGTGGAGCTGTGCAGCCTGGAGAAGCTCAAGAACGTGGAGGCGAGTCGGGGCGGCGGAAGGACGGTAGATGGCATCAAGGCCGACGCCTACTTCAGGAAGGGGGTGGCCGGGGATTGGAGCAGCCACATgacgccggagatggggaagatggtgGACGAGGCTGTGGAGGACGGGCTCCGGGGATCTGGTTTTAGCTTCGCCGACTCAACTCCGGCCAACCCTGAAAAATGA